One part of the Pseudopipra pipra isolate bDixPip1 chromosome 3, bDixPip1.hap1, whole genome shotgun sequence genome encodes these proteins:
- the DACT2 gene encoding dapper homolog 2 produces MLLGAPRPGGWDRGRVGERLQAALAGLQELQVLREKQRELVRAALAMPQRPAAGGEEQPVSAHSKEHRLEATLSALKEQLSRLRRQDVGLKSHLDQLDQRISELKLDVSKTSSEYLDSDSRPSSGFYDLSDGGSCSLSNSCTSVYSESISSSHTSLLPSSQHPKARLSVFDYRPKSADETTVHTTSFQQQGTYVSDGCQITASRDVSAAPARSRPRPVSTGDLERLTPADARFQKETDPKSILPLCRNGDIHLLSVDPKFQNDLVSKNGIDVYPYPSPLHAVALQSPLFSLVGTSPELDFQAPPNKPMPSVTGPSLIRTRPTTEAKPGGYINKLLQLTRCKGNSQADASEWVPTKNQPAAMHQRLIITPSAGGVKINSSSSQLEKQASSLESNKAEGKLSREVSEGECAKQHETMRCVNEEQPFTRPDTEPSAVNSCYPAKSAARGSPLAEAMDSSIEHSSSYSQLCQEDSSPETWNAKAVPPRKLPLKRYDNAKSTSTGGHERVAGTEFVHAQFVPAESHQVRVKFASSKTKAVKIKRRNSEKVLRPGKQAFCMEKARGSHGATRLPAEWNQPQRPQGVKNLVRRPSYSGDVTGRSCSESSLFPVQVRLPTVSSRPELYGASASALHSLEAACVDTANKKKQRKWQSTVEISAKANLASVSHSFGLGAPRQPARRAGVLRTVSMRARSKNQRHGDYAKSESDHSEYSAECASLFHSTIAETSEGEVSDFTTNRFGDSESSESDLDGSSNSSSLALDYDEGDESELIWPEGSVRQSGTVQASSKPLPPVPKICRIKASKALKKKIRRFQPASLKVMTMV; encoded by the exons TCTCGTTTGAGGAGACAGGATGTCGGCTTGAAAAGCCACCTGGATCAGCTAGACCAGCGAATAAGTGAGCTGAAATTGGATGTCAGTAAGACCTCCAGTGAATACTTGGATAGTGACAGCCGGCCCAGCTCAG GATTCTATGACCTGAGCGACGGTGGTTCTTGCTCACTATCCAATTCCTGTACCTCTGTGTACAGTGAAtccatttcctcctcccacacCAGTCTCTTGCCCAGCTCTCAACACCCTAAAGCAAGGCTCAGTGTGTTTGATTACCGACCCAAGTCTGCAGATGAAACTACTGTGCACACCACCAGCTTCCAACAGCAGGGGACCTACGTCAGTGATGGATGTCAGATTACAGCTAGCAGAGAtgtttctgcagctcctgccaggtCCAGACCAAGGCCAGTTTCCACAG GTGACTTGGAAAGACTCACTCCAGCAGATGCTAGATTTCAGAAAGAGACGGATCCCAAATCCATATTGCCTCTGTGCCGTAATGGAGACATACACTTGCTCAGCGTGGACCCCAAATTCCAAAATGACTTGGTCTCCAAGAATGGCATTGATGTGTATCCTTACCCAAGCCCCCTTCATGCTGTGGCTTTACAAAGTCCCCTTTTCTCCCTGGTGGGCACATCCCCAGAACTGGACTTCCAGGCTCCTCCCAACAAACCTATGCCTAGTGTGACAGGTCCCAGCTTGATTAGGACTAGGCCAACCACTGAGGCCAAGCCAGGGGGTTACATCAATAAATTACTGCAGCTGACGAGATGCAAAGGGAACAGTCAGGCTGATGCCAGTGAATGGGTTCCAACAAAGAACCAGCCAGCCGCAATGCACCAGAGACTCATTATAACCCCCAGCGCCGGCGGAGTGAAAATTAACAGCAGCAGTAGCCAGCTGGAAAAACAGGCGAGTTCTCTGGAAAGTAACAAAGCTGAAGGGAAGCTGTCGAGAGAGGTGTCAGAGGGGGAATGTGCCAAGCAGCATGAGACCATGCGCTGTGTGAATGAAGAACAGCCATTCACTCGGCCTGATACAGAGCCATCAGCTGTGAATAGTTGTTACCCTGCCAAATCAGCAGCAAGGGGTTCTCCTCTGGCAGAAGCAATGGATAGCAGCATAGAGCACAGTTCATCATACtcacagctgtgccaggaggacTCTAGCCCAGAAACTTGGAATGCTAAAGCTGTCCCACCCAGAAAGCTGCCCCTCAAAAGGTATGACAATGCCAAATCGACTAGCACTGGGGGTCATGAGCGAGTGGCAGGAACTGAGTTTGTTCATGCTCAGTTTGTCCCTGCAGAATCCCACCAAGTCCGGGTAAAGTTTGCCAGCTCCAAAACAAAGGCAGTGAAGATAAAGAGGAGGAACAGTGAAAAGGTACTACGGCCTGGGAAGCAAGCCTTCTGCATGGAGAAGGCAAGAGGGTCCCATGGGGCTACCAGGCTGCCTGCTGAGTGGAATCAGCCCCAAAGGCCACAAGGAGTGAAGAATCTCGTGCGGAGACCGTCTTATTCTGGTGACGTGACTGGCAGGTCATGCTCAGAATCTAGTCTGTTCCCTGTGCAAGTCAGGCTCCCCACCGTGTCATCCAGGCCAGAGCTCTACGGAGCCTCTGCCAGTGCACTGCATTCCCTCGAAGCAGCTTGTGTAGACACGGCCAACAAGAAGAAGCAGCGCAAGTGGCAGTCCACAGTGGAGATCTCTGCCAAGGCCAACCTGGCCAGCGTGTCTCATAGCTTTGGCCTGGGAGCGCCAAGGCAGCCAGCAAGGAGAGCCGGTGTCCTGCGCACTGTCAGTATGAGGGCTCGCTCCAAGAATCAGCGCCACGGAGATTATGCCAAAAGCGAGTCAGACCACTCAGAGTACTCTGCAGAGTGCGCTTCCCTCTTTCACTCCACAATCGCAGAGACCAGCGAAGGGGAGGTCAGCGATTTCACAACTAACCGTTTTGGGGACAGTGAGTCCAGTGAAAGCGATTTGGATGGCAGCAGTAACAGTAGCAGTCTTGCCCTTGACTACGATGAGGGGGATGAAAGTGAACTGATTTGGCCTGAAGGTTCAGTCAGACAATCAGGGACTGTCCAGGCCTCTTCCAAGCCTcttccccctgtgcccaaaATCTGTCGCATCAAAGCTTCAAAGGCACTAAAGAAGAAGATAAGGAGATTCCAACCTGCCTCTCTGAAAGTCATGACCATGGTTTAA